The nucleotide window AGTACAGCGCGGACGGGACGTCGCAGGCGCAGCCGGGATAGGTGTTGTCGCGCCAGGTCCCGCCGAGCGAGCCGGCCTTCTCCAGCACGGCGAGGTCGCCGACGCCGGCCTGGGCGAGCCGGATGGCGGCCCCCAGCCCCGACGCCCCGGCACCGATGACGAGGACCGCGAAGTGGCGTTGTTCCATTTTCGGAGACTAACAGTATTCGGAAACCATCGGTACCCCAATTCCGAGGTTCGCTAGAGTTGGGCGCATGGCCCGACTCACCCGCGCGGAAAGCCAGGCGCGCACCCGCGAGCAGCTGATCGAGACCGCCAAGCAGCTCTTCCTGCGCGACGGCTACTCGGTGACGTCGCTGGAGAAGGTCGCCGACGAGGCCGGGTACTCGAAGGGCGCGGTGTACTCGAACTTCCGCAGCAAGGACGAGCTGTGCCTCACCGTGCTCGACCGGATCCACGACGAGCAGGTCGCCCTGATCGCCGAAGCACTGGTCGGCGCGGACGGGGTGGAAGGGCTGCTGGCGGCGTTCCAGACGTGGGCCGAGCGCAGCATCGGCGACGAGGCCTGGACCTCCCTGGAGGTCGAGTTCGCGACGAACGCGCGCCGCGACCCGCACGTGCGCGCCGAGCTGGCGGCGCGGGACAAGGCCATCCGCGACACCATCGCCGGCCTGCTCACCGGGTACGCCGAGCGGTTCGGGATCACGCTCCCGATGTCGGCCGACGACGCCGCGACGGCGCTGCTCAGCCTCGGCATCGGGCTCGGCGTCCAGCGCGCGATCGACCCGACGATCCCGGTGAACGTGCTGCCGGACGTCATCCGCATCTTCGCCGGGGTGCACTGACCGTCCTTTATGGACCCTTGGGAAGTGGTCTGGACCGTTCACGAACATGAACGGATTCCGCCTCTTGTGGAGCTCGCTGACTCTTCGCTACCGTGTCGCTACGCCGCAGCTCCACCCCCAATACCCGTAGCCCGCGGAAAGGGTCCCCTCCCCATGAGCAAGAAGTTGCGGCCGGTCCTCATCGGCACGCTCGGCGCCGCCTCCGTCGCGGCCCTCGTGATCACCACGCCCGCGTTCTCCTCGGCCGCCCCGGCGCCGGTCGCCGGTGCTTCGGTGCTCGCCGTCGGCGACCTGGCTGCGCCGGCGAAGAAGGAAATCGCGATGAAGCTGGTCTCCAGCGCGGAAAACTCGTCGCTGGACTGGAAGGCGCAGTACAAGTACATCGAGGACATCGGCGACGGCCGTGGCTACACCGCGGGCATCATCGGGTTCTGTTCGGGCACCGGCGACATGCTGGAACTCGTCGAGGCGTACACGAACTCGGTGCCGAACAACCCGCTCGCCAAGTACCTCCCGGCGCTGCGCAAGGTGAACGGCACGGACTCCCACGCGGGCCTGGGCTCGGCGTTCGAGAGCGCGTGGAAGCAGGCCGCGGCGACCACGGCGTTCCAGACCGCGCAGAACAACGAGCGCGACCGCGTGTACTTCAACCCGTCGGTGAACCAGGGCAAGTCGGACGGCTTGAGCACACTGGGCCAGTTCATCTACTACGACGCGATCGTGATGCACGGCCCCGGCACCAGCTCCGACAGCTTCGGCGGCATCCGCCGGACGGCCATGCAGAAGGCGAAAACCCCGGCCCAGGGCGGCAACGAGACGACGTACCTGAAGGCGTTCCTCGACGCCCGCAAGGTGATCATGAAGCAGGAGGACGCGCACTCGGACACGTCCCGGGTGGACACCGCGCAGCTGAAGTTCCTCAACGAAGGGAACTTCGACCTGCACACGCCGCTGAAGTGGAAGGTCTACGGCGACTCGTACACGATCAACTGACGTTCCGGCACCCAGGGCGGCCTTGCGGTCGCCCTGGGGGTCAGAGCACCTTGGCGACGAAGGTGACGATCGCGGCGGCCAGGGGAAGCAGGGCCAGGAGGAACGGGCTGCCCTGCCAGCTGCGGAAGCGCACCCACGGGGTGGCGGAGAGCGGCTTGTCCGGCAGGTGACCGAAGGGCAGCCGGGGCAGGGTCGCGGGCCGCCAGAACCGGGTGCCTGCCACTTGGCAGAGGGTCGCTTCGAGGACTTGGACCGCGTGTTCCCGCCGGATCGGGTCGTCGAAGTCGACCAGCAGCCAGGCGAGCCGTCTTTCCACCGCGCTCGCTGTGGGGCGCTCGGTTTTCGGGCGGCCGCAGCGCTGCAGGTACCCGAGCTCGATCGTGATGAAGCGGGCGTGGCCGGAGATCCGGCTCCGGAACAGCTTCCGGCACCGGAGGTACTCCTTGACGTCGGCGAACGAACCGCGCCGCGCCCTGGACTCCCACCGCCGCATCCGGTCGATCTCGGACAGGCACCGGAAGAGGTGGAAGCACACCATGATCGGCGCCCAGCCGGCGACGACCCTGGCGTAAGCCACCCAGGCGACCGCGAGAAACGGTCCGATCACCGCGAAGTAGACGAGCGTGATGGACAAGAGTGTGCCCCACACCCCTTGGTCGTGTGGCATCAGCACCACAGTGGCGGCGGTGGCAACGGCCGTGACGACCAGAATCGCGATACCGGCCAGCGACGTGAGTCCGTTGCGGAGCGAACTCCGCAACACGGCTTCCCGGTACACGTTCTCCGGCAGGGACCCCCGCTGGAAGTCACCGAAGGTGTCCCGGCAGGCGTGCCGGTAGACGCCGCGGGCGAAACGTCTGCCGAACGGGAGGCGGCGAGCCGTCACGCGGAGGGCGTCGCGTGCGAGCGGAAGACAGGACATCCGCGGAAAGGTAGCTCACCGCGTCAGAAGATCGTCCGCGGTTCGCGTGTTGATGATGCGCTCCGGCCCGATCCCCGCCTCGATCGCCCGTTCGCACCCGTAGCCCAGCCAGTCCAGCTGCCCCGGTGCGTGCGCGTCGCTGTCGATCGCGAACTCGCAGCCGATCTCCGCCGCCAGGCGCAGCAACCGCATCGGCGGGTCGAGGCGCTCCGGGCGCGAGTTGATCTCCACCGCGACCCCGTTCTCGCGGCAGGCCGTGAAGACCTTCTCCGCGTCGAACTCCGACTCCGGGCGCCCCTTGCCCACCACCAGCCGGCCCGTGCAGTGGCCGAGGACCCGGACGTGCGGGTTCCGGACCGCCGCCAGCATCCGGCGTGTCATGTCCCGGGCGGGCATCCGCAGCTTCGAATGGACGCTCGCCACCACGAAGTCCAGCTCCCCCAGCAGCTCCTCTTCCTGGTCGAGGGACCCGTCGTCGAGGATGTCGACCTCGATGCCCTGCAGCAGCCGGAACGGCGCCATCAGCTCGTTGGCCTTCGCGACGATCTGCATCTGCGTCCGCAGCCGGTCCGGGGACAGCCCGTTCGCGACCGTCAGGCGCGGCGAATGGTCGGTCAGCACCATCCACTCGTGGCCGACGTCCCGGCCGGCCACCGCCATCTCGCCGATCGAGCTGCCGCCGTCCGACCAGTCGGAATGGGTGTGGCAGTCCCCGCGCAGGGCCGAGCGCAGCGGCTCGCCGTCCGGCAGCTCCTTGGCGACGATCTTGCCGCGGTACGCCGGGTCACGGCCGGCCAGCGCGTCCTCGATCACGCCCGCGGTGGCCTTGCCGATACCGGGCAGCGACGTCAGCGTGCCGTTCTCCGCCATCCGCTTCAGCTGCTCGCCGTCGGTCTTGTCGACCGTCGTCGCCGCGTTGCGGAACGCCCGGACGCGGTACGTCGGCTCGCCCGCGCGCTCGAGCTGGAACGCGATCTCCCGCAACGCCCATGCCGGATCCATGGGACCTGTCTACCCCCTCCGGGGCAGTCGGTGCAGCTCGACGTCCACCAAGGCACCCTCGCGCACGAAGGCGGTTTGGTACGTGCAGTACGGCTGACGGCGGCGGTCGGTCGGCGAACCCGGGTTGAGCAGGCGCATCCCGGACGGCGTCACCGTGTCCCACGGGATGTGGCTGTGCCCGAAGACCAGCACGTCGGTGTCCGGGAACTGCGCGTCGCACCGCTGCTCACGGCCCTGTTTCGCGCCCGTCTCGTGGATGACGGCCAGGCGCACGCCACCGAGGTCCGCCCGCGCGATCTCCGGCAGCCGGGCTCGCAGGTCCGGGCCGTCGTTGTTGCCGTACACGCCGATGAGCCGCTTGCTGCGCGCCGCCAGCTCGTCGAGCAGGGCGACGTCGACCCAGTCACCCGCGTGCACGACGACGTCCGCGGCCGCCACCTCGGCCCACACCGGCGGCGGCAGCTCGCGGGCGCGGGCCGGCAGGTGCGTGTCCGAGATGAGCAGCAGCCTCATCCGATGGCCTTCAGCACCCGTTCGAGGAAGCCGCCGATGTGGTCGCGCAGCAGCGTGGCCGCACCCTCGGCGTCCCCTTTCTTCGCCGCCGCGAGGACCGCCTTGTGCTCGGCCTGCTCCTTCTTCCAGCTGGGGTTGGCCTCCCAGCCGACGATGCTGATCAGCGCCGCGCGGTCCTTGAGGTCGTCGAGGATGCTGACCATCAGCGGGTTGCCGCAGCCACGGTAGAGCGCGCGGTGGAACCGGCGGTTCAGCAGGCTCAGCGCGGCCTGGTCCTTGTCCGCGATCGCCGTCGACGCCTCCTTCAGGGCCTCCGCCGCGTCTTCCAGCAGCTCGGGGTCGCGCCGCTCGACCGTGCGCCGGACGGCCTCGGGTTCGAGCACCATCCGCACGTCGTAGACGGACTTCGCGAGCTCGGCGTCGACCGTGATCACCGACGCGCCCTTGTACGGGCTGAACGTGACCAGGCCCGAGTTCGACAGCACCTTGAGCGCCTCGCGCACCGGCGTCTTCGACACGCCCAGCCGCGCGGCCAGCTCCGCCTCGACCAGCGGCTGGCCGGGCACCAGCTCCCGGGTCAGGATGCCGCGGCGGATCTCCTCCAGGACCACCTCGGTCCGGGAGGCTGGCAGGCTGAACGTCCCGGTCATGGTGCGCTCCCTCGATCTGTGAACCCCCAATTCAACCAGGCCCGCCGATCGTATATCAGATGCCATACTGGATCGCATGAAGCGACCCGAGGAACTCCGCAGCCACCGGTGGTTCGGCGGCGACGAACTGCGCACCTTCAGCCACCGCGCCCGCGGCCGCCAGCTCGGCTACAACCCGGAAGAGCACCTCGGCAAACCCGTCATCGGCGTCCTCAACACCTGGTCGGACATCAACCCCTGCCACATGCACCTGCGCGAACGCGCCGAGCAGGTCAAACGCGGCGTCTGGCAGGCCGGCGGCTTCCCGCTCGAGTTCCCGGTCGCGACGCTGTCGGAGACCTACCAGAAGCCGACGCCGATGCTCTACCGCAACCTCCTGGCCATGGAGACCGAGGAGATCCTCCGGTCCTACCCGCTCGACGGCGCCGTCCTCATGGGCGGCTGCGACAAGACCACACCGGCGCTGCTGATGGGGGCGGCCAGCGCAGGGCTGCCCGCGATCTTCGTCCCGGCCGGGCCGATGCTGCGCGGGCACTGGCGCACCGAGGTCCTCGGCAGCGGCACCGACATGTGGAAGTACTGGGACGACAAGCGCGCCGGCCTGATCGGCGACGCCGAAATGTCCGAACTGGAACACGGGCTCGCCCGGTCGCCGGGGCACTGCATGACCATGGGGACGGCCTCGACCATGACGTCGGCCGCCGAGGTGCTCGGCGTGACGCTGCCGGGCGCCGCGTCGATCCCCGCCGTCGACTCGGCGCACCACCGGATGGCCGCCGCCAGCGGCGCGCGGATCGTCGACATGGTCTGGGAGGACCTCACCATCACGCAGGTGCTGGACAAGCGCGCCTACGCCGACGCGATCACCACCGTGCTCGCGCTCGGCGGCTCGACCAACGCCGTGATCCACCTGATCGCGATGGCCGGCCGCAGCGGGATCGGCGTCTCGCTGGCGGACTTCGACGCGATCGCGCGGCGCGTGCCGGTGCTGGCGAACATCCGGCCCGGCGGCGCCTGGCTGATGGAGGACTTCTACTACGCCGGCGGCCTGCCCGGGCTGCTCTCGCGGCTGACCGACCTGCTGCACCCCGAGCGGCCCACCGTCACCGGCCGCACCCTCGGCGAGAACCTCGCGTCCGCGCGCGTGCACGACGACGACGTCATCCGCACGCGGGACAACCCGGTCGCCGCCGAGGGCGGGGTCGCGGTGCTGCACGGCAACCTGGCGCCGTCGGGGGCGGTCATCAAGCACATCGCGGCCGAGCGGCACCTGCTGACGCACACCGGCCCGGCCGTGGTGTTCGAGAACTACGCCGACCTCAAGAAGCGGATCGACGACCCGGCGATCACCGCGGACTCGGTGCTGGTGCTGCGCGGCTCCGGCCCGCTCGGCGGCCCCGGCATGCCGGAGTACGGGATGCTGCCGATCCCCGCGCACCTGCTCGAACAGGGCGTCCGGGACATGGTCCGCATCTCCGACGCGCGGATGAGCGGGACGAGCTACGGCGCCTGCGTCCTGCACGTGGCGCCCGAGTCGCACGTCGGCGGCCCGCTGGCCCTGGTCCGCGACGGCGACCTGATCACCTTGGACGTTCCGGCCCGGACACTGCGGCTCGAGGTGTCCGATGAGGAACTGGCCCGGCGGCGTGCGGAGTGGACGGCCCCGGCCCCGCGCTTCGAGCGTGGATACGGCGCGCTCTACAGCGACCACATCACGCAGGCCGACGAGGGCTGTGACTTCGACTTTCTCGCCCGGCCGGGGCGAAATCCGGAACCCGACGCGCGGTGAGGTTGCCCCGTTCACTGATCCGTGACCGGTTGATCCCCCGTTAGGGCGAGTCGTTCGGCTTGTCCGGGTGCCCCGTACGCTGTTCCTGTCACCGACGCAACCCGGTGCCGCGTTGAAGGGGTGGAGAGTTGCCGTACGAACCGCACTGGCCCGACTCGCACGGCGAGCAGACCGACGTCCTGCCGGCCGTCCGGCCCGAGCCGCAACCGGACCCGGGCACGGCGAAGCGCTCCTTCCGCAAGGCCGGCTTCATCGCGGGCGGGGTGTTCGGCCTGCTCGTCGCGGTGTACGGCATCGACCTGCTGATCAGCCAGGGCAGCGTGCCGCGGGGTGTGACCGTGGCCGGCGTCGACGTCGGCGGGATGGGCCGCGAGGCCGCCGAGCAGGAGCTGCGCGGGAAGATCGAGCCGCGGCTGACGCGCCCGCTCGCCGTCACCGCCGGCGAGTACCAGGGCACGCTGTCGCCGACGCTCGCCGGGCTGAAGCTCGACTGGCCGCAGACCCTCGACCAGGCCGGCGAGCAGCCGCTGAACCCCTTCACGCGGCTGTCCTCGCTGTTCTCCAGCCGCGAGGTCGGCGTCGTCAGCCACTCCGACCAGGCCAAGCTCACCGCCGCGCTGGAGACGCTGCGCGGGCAGGTCGACCGCGAACCGGTCGAGGGCACCGTGAAGTTCGAGGGTGCCGAGCCGGTCGCCGTGCCGCCGAAGACCGGGCAGAAGCTCGACGTGGCGGCCGCGACCGCCGCCGTCGTCGAGAAGTGGGCGAGCGGGGAGACCCTGGCGCTGCCGGTCGCCAGCACGCCGGTCCGCACCACGCCCGAAGGCGTCCAGGCGGCGCTCGACGGGTTCGCGCGCCCCGCCGTCTCCGGCCCGCTGGTGGTCAAGGGCGAGGGCAAGAACGCGACCGTGAAGCCGGAAGCGATCGCCGCGGCCATCACGTTCGAGCCCGCCGACGGCGGCGGGCTGACGCCGAAGATCGACAACGCGAAGATCGCCGAAGCCGCCGGGCCGCAGCTGAAGTCCACCGAGAAGGAGGGCAAGGACGCCACCGTCGTCTTCGAGGGCGGCAAGCCCACGGTCGACCCCTCCACCGACGGCCGGACCGTCGACTGGGACCCCAGCCTCAAGCCGCTGCCCGACGTGCTGAAGAAGACCGACGGCCGCGAGGTCCCGGCGATCTACAAGGACAGCCCGGCGAAGGTCACCACCGAGCAGGCGAACCAGCTGGGCATCAAGGAGGTCGTCGGCGAGTTCACGACCCAGAAGTTCGCGGCCGACTCCGGGGTGAACATCCGGACCGTCGCCCAGAAGGTCAACGGCGCCATCGTCAAGCCCGGGGAAACCTTCAGCCTCAACGGGTTCACCGGTCCGCGCGGCACCGCCCAGGGTTACGTCGAGGCCGGCGTCATCAAGGAGGGCGCGCCCGGCCGCGAGGTCGGCGGCGGCATCTCGCAGTTCGCCACCACGCTGTACAACGCGGCGTACTTCGCGGGCCTGAAGGACGCGGGGCACAAGGAGCACAGCTACTACATCAGCCGCTACCCCGCCGCGCGCGAGGCGACGGTGTTCCAGAACCCCAACGGCTCCAGCGTCATCGACCTCAAGTTCACCAACGACGCGCCGACCGGGATCGCGATCCAGACGATCTGGACGCCGTCGTCGATCACCGTGAAGCTGTGGGGCACCAAGCGCTACACGGTCGAGTCGATCGAAGGCGCGCAGACCAACCAGAACGACCCGCCGACCAAGCCGGGCCCGGCGGAGAACTGCCACGCCTCCAACGGCGCGCAGGGGTTCACCACCAGCAACACCCGCGTGCTCAAGGACGTCAACACCGGCCGCGAGGTGAGCCGGTCGACCCGGACCGTCCACTACAACCCGCAGCCGAAAATCGTCTGCGGCGGAGGTCAGTGACCTCCTAACGGACGTTCACGCTGGGCGTCCGCGGCGGTACCCTGGGTGCCCATGACGGCACGGGCGGCAGGGTTCCGGGACGTCCTCGCCGTGACCGAGTTCCGGGCGCTGTTCGCGGCCCAGCTGGTCTCGGTCACCGGTGACCAGCTGGCCAGGGTGGCGCTGTCGATCCTGGTCTACGACCGCACGAACTCGCCGGGCTGGGCCGCGCTGACCTACGCGCTGACGTTCCTGCCGGACCTCGTCGGCGGGCCCCTGCTGTCCGGGCTGGCCGACCGTCACCCGCCGCGGACGGTGATGGTCCTGGCGGACGTCCTGCGGGCGGGCGCGGTGGCCGCGATGGCGGTGCCCGGCCTGCCGCTGCCGGCGGTGGCGGCGCTGCTCGTGGGCGTCCAGCTGTTCAACCCGGTGTGGAACTCGGCGCGCGCGGCGCTGCTGCCGCAGGTGCTGCCGGGCGAGCGGTTCGTGCCGGGGATGAGCCTGCTGATGATGCTGGTGCAGGCGGGCCAGGTGGCGGGCTTCGCCCTCGGCGGCCTCCTCGTGGCGGCCGTCGGTACGAGCGGCGCCCTCCTGGCGGACGCGGCGAGCTTCGCGGTTTCGGCCCTGTTCCTGACGGCCGGCGTGCGGCCCCGGCCCCCACAGGCCGCCCCGGACGTCCGGTGGTGGGCCCACATCAGGGCGGGCTGGACGGTGGTGGCGGGCGACCGCCGCCGGCTCGCGCTGGTGGCACTGGGCTGCGTGTCGGGGATCTACATAGCGGGCGAAGCGATCGCGGCCCCGTACGCGGCGGAGCTCGGCGGCGGCGCGGCGGTGGTCGGGCTGCTGCTCGGGGCGTACGCACTGGGGAACGTGTTGGGCATGGCGGCGCTGTCTCGTGTCCCGCCGGCTTTTCGGGCTCGATTGCTGGGCCCGCTGGCGGTGCTGGCGTGCGCGGCGTTGCTGGGGTGCGCGCTGCGACCGGACCTGGTGGCCACGTTGGTGGTGTTCACGCTGTCCGGGGTGGCCAGTTCGTACAACTTGATCGCGAACACGACGTTCGTGCAGCTCACGCCGGACGCCCAGCGGGCACAGGCGTTCGGGTTCGCGTTGACGGCGCTGCGGGTGTCGCAGGGGCTGGGCGTGGTGCTGGCCGGGGTGGCGGCCGAGCGGGTGGCCCCGCACGGTGTCGTTGCCGGAGCGGGCGCGATCGGCGTGGTGGCGGCGCTGGGGGCGGGTGGTTTGTGGCGGCGGGCGCAGCTGGGGGCCGGGTGAGCGGTGCCGGTCCCCGGGTGGGACGCGAGTGAGGGGCGCGATTTCACGCGGCCGACCTGCGGCGGGCGCGGGCGGCACTTCCGCTGAGCGGCGCAACTCGCGCAGCCGACCTGCCGCGGGCGCGACCCGCCACTCTCGCCGAGCGCGCAACCCGCCCAGCCAACCTGCGGCGGGCGCGACCCGGCACCCCGCCGAGCGGCGCAACCCGCGCACCCAACCTGCCACAGGTGCGACCCGGCACCCCCGCCGAGCTGCGCGATTTCACCGTGGCAGGTGCGGCACCGGCCCGGCGGCGCCGCGGCCGGCGCAATCGGCCCGGCTTCGGCTGGGGGCGCCGCCCCGTGACTGAGCAGCCCCCGATTTCCACGCTACCGCCGGGCACCGACAGTTTCGGCCCGCTCCCGGCCCAAACCGGCCCGGATCCCCGGTGACCGGCACGAAAGCCGGT belongs to Amycolatopsis tolypomycina and includes:
- a CDS encoding PHP domain-containing protein codes for the protein MDPAWALREIAFQLERAGEPTYRVRAFRNAATTVDKTDGEQLKRMAENGTLTSLPGIGKATAGVIEDALAGRDPAYRGKIVAKELPDGEPLRSALRGDCHTHSDWSDGGSSIGEMAVAGRDVGHEWMVLTDHSPRLTVANGLSPDRLRTQMQIVAKANELMAPFRLLQGIEVDILDDGSLDQEEELLGELDFVVASVHSKLRMPARDMTRRMLAAVRNPHVRVLGHCTGRLVVGKGRPESEFDAEKVFTACRENGVAVEINSRPERLDPPMRLLRLAAEIGCEFAIDSDAHAPGQLDWLGYGCERAIEAGIGPERIINTRTADDLLTR
- a CDS encoding GntR family transcriptional regulator, with the translated sequence MTGTFSLPASRTEVVLEEIRRGILTRELVPGQPLVEAELAARLGVSKTPVREALKVLSNSGLVTFSPYKGASVITVDAELAKSVYDVRMVLEPEAVRRTVERRDPELLEDAAEALKEASTAIADKDQAALSLLNRRFHRALYRGCGNPLMVSILDDLKDRAALISIVGWEANPSWKKEQAEHKAVLAAAKKGDAEGAATLLRDHIGGFLERVLKAIG
- a CDS encoding MFS transporter, with product MTARAAGFRDVLAVTEFRALFAAQLVSVTGDQLARVALSILVYDRTNSPGWAALTYALTFLPDLVGGPLLSGLADRHPPRTVMVLADVLRAGAVAAMAVPGLPLPAVAALLVGVQLFNPVWNSARAALLPQVLPGERFVPGMSLLMMLVQAGQVAGFALGGLLVAAVGTSGALLADAASFAVSALFLTAGVRPRPPQAAPDVRWWAHIRAGWTVVAGDRRRLALVALGCVSGIYIAGEAIAAPYAAELGGGAAVVGLLLGAYALGNVLGMAALSRVPPAFRARLLGPLAVLACAALLGCALRPDLVATLVVFTLSGVASSYNLIANTTFVQLTPDAQRAQAFGFALTALRVSQGLGVVLAGVAAERVAPHGVVAGAGAIGVVAALGAGGLWRRAQLGAG
- a CDS encoding chitosanase; translation: MSKKLRPVLIGTLGAASVAALVITTPAFSSAAPAPVAGASVLAVGDLAAPAKKEIAMKLVSSAENSSLDWKAQYKYIEDIGDGRGYTAGIIGFCSGTGDMLELVEAYTNSVPNNPLAKYLPALRKVNGTDSHAGLGSAFESAWKQAAATTAFQTAQNNERDRVYFNPSVNQGKSDGLSTLGQFIYYDAIVMHGPGTSSDSFGGIRRTAMQKAKTPAQGGNETTYLKAFLDARKVIMKQEDAHSDTSRVDTAQLKFLNEGNFDLHTPLKWKVYGDSYTIN
- a CDS encoding VanW family protein, giving the protein MPYEPHWPDSHGEQTDVLPAVRPEPQPDPGTAKRSFRKAGFIAGGVFGLLVAVYGIDLLISQGSVPRGVTVAGVDVGGMGREAAEQELRGKIEPRLTRPLAVTAGEYQGTLSPTLAGLKLDWPQTLDQAGEQPLNPFTRLSSLFSSREVGVVSHSDQAKLTAALETLRGQVDREPVEGTVKFEGAEPVAVPPKTGQKLDVAAATAAVVEKWASGETLALPVASTPVRTTPEGVQAALDGFARPAVSGPLVVKGEGKNATVKPEAIAAAITFEPADGGGLTPKIDNAKIAEAAGPQLKSTEKEGKDATVVFEGGKPTVDPSTDGRTVDWDPSLKPLPDVLKKTDGREVPAIYKDSPAKVTTEQANQLGIKEVVGEFTTQKFAADSGVNIRTVAQKVNGAIVKPGETFSLNGFTGPRGTAQGYVEAGVIKEGAPGREVGGGISQFATTLYNAAYFAGLKDAGHKEHSYYISRYPAAREATVFQNPNGSSVIDLKFTNDAPTGIAIQTIWTPSSITVKLWGTKRYTVESIEGAQTNQNDPPTKPGPAENCHASNGAQGFTTSNTRVLKDVNTGREVSRSTRTVHYNPQPKIVCGGGQ
- the araD gene encoding L-arabinonate dehydratase, translating into MKRPEELRSHRWFGGDELRTFSHRARGRQLGYNPEEHLGKPVIGVLNTWSDINPCHMHLRERAEQVKRGVWQAGGFPLEFPVATLSETYQKPTPMLYRNLLAMETEEILRSYPLDGAVLMGGCDKTTPALLMGAASAGLPAIFVPAGPMLRGHWRTEVLGSGTDMWKYWDDKRAGLIGDAEMSELEHGLARSPGHCMTMGTASTMTSAAEVLGVTLPGAASIPAVDSAHHRMAAASGARIVDMVWEDLTITQVLDKRAYADAITTVLALGGSTNAVIHLIAMAGRSGIGVSLADFDAIARRVPVLANIRPGGAWLMEDFYYAGGLPGLLSRLTDLLHPERPTVTGRTLGENLASARVHDDDVIRTRDNPVAAEGGVAVLHGNLAPSGAVIKHIAAERHLLTHTGPAVVFENYADLKKRIDDPAITADSVLVLRGSGPLGGPGMPEYGMLPIPAHLLEQGVRDMVRISDARMSGTSYGACVLHVAPESHVGGPLALVRDGDLITLDVPARTLRLEVSDEELARRRAEWTAPAPRFERGYGALYSDHITQADEGCDFDFLARPGRNPEPDAR
- a CDS encoding metallophosphoesterase family protein, coding for MRLLLISDTHLPARARELPPPVWAEVAAADVVVHAGDWVDVALLDELAARSKRLIGVYGNNDGPDLRARLPEIARADLGGVRLAVIHETGAKQGREQRCDAQFPDTDVLVFGHSHIPWDTVTPSGMRLLNPGSPTDRRRQPYCTYQTAFVREGALVDVELHRLPRRG
- a CDS encoding TetR/AcrR family transcriptional regulator, with product MARLTRAESQARTREQLIETAKQLFLRDGYSVTSLEKVADEAGYSKGAVYSNFRSKDELCLTVLDRIHDEQVALIAEALVGADGVEGLLAAFQTWAERSIGDEAWTSLEVEFATNARRDPHVRAELAARDKAIRDTIAGLLTGYAERFGITLPMSADDAATALLSLGIGLGVQRAIDPTIPVNVLPDVIRIFAGVH